A single window of Agromyces sp. Leaf222 DNA harbors:
- a CDS encoding XRE family transcriptional regulator: MTAREPDAATLVRRAREDAGLSQRALATLAGIKQPNLAMIESGARVPSDELRERILRAARMRPSIPLELFAERILDLAPKYGVSDIRVFGSAARGTDTADSDVDLLVDAGPDVDFLTLAAFRQEVAELIGFPVDAVVDDDADPVVRALRREAVPL; encoded by the coding sequence ATGACCGCCCGCGAGCCGGATGCCGCAACGCTCGTGCGCCGCGCGCGCGAAGACGCCGGGCTCTCGCAGCGGGCGCTCGCGACCCTGGCCGGCATCAAGCAGCCGAACCTCGCGATGATCGAATCCGGCGCCCGAGTGCCGAGCGACGAGCTCCGCGAGCGCATCCTCCGGGCCGCGCGGATGCGCCCGTCGATCCCGCTCGAGCTCTTCGCCGAGCGCATCCTCGACCTCGCCCCGAAGTACGGGGTCAGCGACATCCGCGTCTTCGGGTCGGCCGCTCGCGGAACCGACACCGCCGACAGCGACGTCGATCTGCTCGTCGATGCAGGACCCGACGTCGACTTCCTCACCCTTGCGGCGTTCCGTCAGGAGGTGGCAGAGCTGATCGGGTTCCCGGTCGATGCCGTCGTCGACGACGACGCGGATCCGGTCGTGCGTGCACTCCGCCGCGAGGCGGTTCCGCTGTGA
- a CDS encoding ribbon-helix-helix protein, CopG family: MALTLRLTEEQDRLLTELAAAERRSKNEIVIMAIEEKAARDDKSARVRAAFDYVIERDAGILAKLADA; this comes from the coding sequence ATGGCACTCACGCTGCGCCTCACCGAGGAGCAAGACCGCCTCCTGACCGAACTCGCTGCCGCCGAACGCCGCTCCAAGAACGAGATCGTCATCATGGCGATCGAGGAGAAGGCCGCGCGCGACGACAAGTCCGCTCGGGTGCGCGCCGCGTTCGACTACGTGATCGAGCGCGACGCCGGCATCCTCGCCAAGCTCGCTGACGCATGA
- a CDS encoding type II toxin-antitoxin system death-on-curing family toxin — translation MTRYEKPVIYITPDDVDPLVVDRLGFHYRDRGLMLSALAAPMPVFGVDVHSGIWAKAAALLTALARNHPLMDGNKRTAWVITIAFLRLNGWNVVMDEDDAVAFVVRVASDGAMEPYEIADALQAACPDWWAEDSVIDPESPAPGVQHS, via the coding sequence ATGACCCGGTACGAGAAGCCGGTCATCTACATCACCCCAGACGATGTCGATCCGCTCGTCGTCGACCGGCTGGGATTCCACTACCGCGATCGGGGGCTGATGCTCTCGGCCCTCGCCGCGCCGATGCCGGTGTTCGGCGTGGACGTCCATTCCGGTATCTGGGCGAAGGCCGCGGCGCTTTTGACAGCGCTCGCGCGGAACCACCCCCTAATGGATGGCAACAAGCGCACGGCGTGGGTCATCACCATCGCGTTCCTCCGGCTGAACGGCTGGAACGTCGTGATGGATGAGGACGATGCGGTCGCGTTCGTGGTCCGGGTGGCCTCCGACGGCGCGATGGAACCGTACGAGATCGCGGATGCGTTGCAGGCGGCCTGCCCGGATTGGTGGGCTGAGGATTCCGTGATCGACCCGGAATCGCCTGCTCCAGGCGTCCAGCACTCGTAG
- a CDS encoding YciI family protein, whose translation MTQYFLTVPHDSADEPTMASMQEADPAELAAVIAAVDEFNTALKDAGAFVFAGGLYPPSTAKTVDPTSGEPRVLDEPFVEASQYVGGFWIIEAADDAAAVDWTTRAAMALQGRIEVRALQEVPEA comes from the coding sequence ATGACGCAGTACTTCCTCACCGTTCCGCACGATTCCGCCGACGAGCCGACCATGGCATCGATGCAGGAGGCCGACCCGGCCGAGCTCGCCGCCGTGATCGCCGCGGTCGACGAGTTCAACACCGCGCTCAAAGACGCGGGCGCGTTCGTCTTCGCCGGCGGCCTGTACCCGCCGTCGACCGCGAAGACCGTCGATCCCACCTCGGGCGAGCCCCGCGTGCTCGACGAGCCGTTCGTCGAGGCCTCGCAGTACGTCGGCGGCTTCTGGATTATCGAGGCCGCCGACGATGCCGCGGCCGTCGATTGGACGACCAGGGCGGCGATGGCGCTCCAGGGTCGCATCGAGGTGCGCGCCCTGCAAGAGGTGCCCGAGGCCTGA
- the glsA gene encoding glutaminase A, whose protein sequence is MAATEVRDPVRAALESVLEEVRSRTSGEVASYIPELARVDPDPLGVALVSVHGIVHEAGDTDAHFTIQSVSKPFVFALAVDALGLDEVLKHVGVEPSGEPFNAISLEPATGRPLNPMINAGAIVMSSLMAGDTADDKFAAIHSGIQKFAGRDLIVDEAVFTSEATTGDRNRALAYLTLAAGTLGAPVDVATTAYFRQCSISVTARDLATMAATLATGGVNPITRERVISENAARWTSAVMTSCGMYDESGSWLLRVGMPAKSGVGGGIAAELPGQFGIGTFSPRLDAKGNSVRGVAMLEAMSARFELHQLQHRGDPLSPIGSLTRDDDETVASLRGEIFFAGAEEVLARLSPLVSDDGCLVLDFADVTRIGDAAARMFRSAPGVAGRRADGGGEKVVVRDPEGLLGH, encoded by the coding sequence ATGGCCGCCACCGAGGTTCGCGATCCGGTCCGTGCAGCACTCGAATCGGTGCTCGAGGAGGTGCGATCCCGAACCTCGGGCGAGGTCGCGTCGTACATCCCCGAGCTCGCTCGCGTGGATCCCGATCCGCTCGGCGTCGCGCTCGTCAGCGTGCACGGCATCGTGCACGAGGCCGGCGACACCGACGCGCATTTCACGATCCAGTCGGTGTCGAAGCCGTTCGTGTTCGCGCTCGCGGTCGACGCGTTGGGCCTCGACGAGGTGCTGAAGCACGTCGGTGTCGAGCCGAGCGGCGAGCCGTTCAACGCCATCAGCCTCGAGCCGGCGACCGGCCGCCCGCTGAATCCCATGATCAATGCCGGTGCGATCGTGATGTCCTCGCTCATGGCAGGCGACACCGCCGACGACAAGTTCGCGGCCATCCACTCGGGCATCCAGAAGTTCGCCGGACGCGACCTCATCGTCGACGAGGCGGTGTTCACGTCGGAGGCGACGACCGGCGACCGCAACCGCGCCCTCGCCTACCTCACCCTCGCGGCCGGAACGCTCGGCGCACCGGTCGACGTCGCGACCACCGCGTACTTCCGCCAGTGCTCGATCTCGGTGACCGCCCGCGACCTCGCGACGATGGCGGCGACCCTCGCCACGGGCGGCGTGAACCCGATCACGCGCGAGCGGGTCATCAGCGAGAATGCCGCGCGCTGGACTTCGGCCGTCATGACGAGCTGCGGCATGTACGACGAGTCGGGCTCCTGGCTGCTGCGCGTCGGCATGCCGGCGAAGAGCGGGGTCGGCGGGGGCATCGCGGCCGAGCTTCCCGGGCAGTTCGGCATCGGCACGTTCAGCCCCAGGCTCGACGCGAAGGGCAACAGCGTGCGCGGCGTCGCGATGCTCGAGGCGATGTCGGCGCGCTTCGAGCTGCACCAACTGCAGCACCGCGGCGACCCGCTCTCGCCGATCGGGTCGCTCACCCGCGACGACGACGAGACGGTCGCGTCGCTGCGCGGCGAGATCTTCTTCGCGGGAGCCGAAGAGGTGCTCGCCCGCCTCAGCCCGCTCGTCAGCGATGACGGATGCCTCGTGCTCGACTTCGCGGATGTCACGCGCATCGGCGACGCCGCCGCCCGCATGTTCCGCTCGGCGCCGGGCGTCGCCGGACGCCGGGCCGACGGCGGCGGCGAGAAGGTCGTCGTTCGCGACCCGGAGGGCCTGCTCGGCCACTGA
- a CDS encoding cellulase family glycosylhydrolase, translating into MIDPTGLLALVGWPGGTPQLDLGWPVARYLVFVPVMLAVVWWAAVRAGERFWTMTAGVVLAALVAQAAACFAMTGDLALAAWAGGFITAKAVPSALIVAAVVRFAGGPRDIRLHERGSVWPGAIAFGAVAPLLAGAWWTGAAYAPLIPSPRPDDGLVLMLVAMALLVGSAWLGLRWMRRRVPGFLGTWLGALVAGGLFGLVQAVIGLVVDDGFRGDLWPLLAAYIHVADGLAFGACTGWIVAVVALIADRLRAQAQARRTATDAAAGPPEASVTAAPETPETVTPEPASPAKVAAGAGIALAVIAAAALTASLLTPAPATANAGATAAGRAETSATEFLRVANGRIADGDDNQVLLRGVNVNQLVDFYQARAEVPVTRPLTEADFADMATYGFNVVRLNLSWSALEPEQGELDAEYLMKVKQAVGWAKAHGIRTVLDMHQDGWSNAPTAEGTECRLGTDPMWGYDGAPEWATHFDGAPRCSFTGRDISPAGDRAFEHFYFDTDGVQQAFVRTWGELAGEFADEPAVAGFDLLNEPGFGETAPVTTSLKLGEFSDAAIDAIREAGAPQIVFVEPSILWSGLGIDSGPSLGFTDDPNVVFSPHLYAESITMDRSLGIPTIVSTERQFKLAQRVADEHGMPMWSGEYGYWGDMDSRVERLERYAAEEDRRMQGSAYWVWKQACGDPQNGIGEFGNALVPEDCATGEDAPRPEQLLGILSRAYPQAAPGTLTSLTAGVAGDDGERMSLTGVVDEPTCGLVVWVPGEAEPAIADSTGLTRVEVEEQPGGWRVTACADGEYALATAG; encoded by the coding sequence GTGATCGATCCGACCGGACTCCTCGCGCTCGTCGGCTGGCCCGGCGGCACGCCGCAGCTCGACCTCGGCTGGCCGGTCGCCAGGTACCTCGTGTTCGTCCCCGTCATGCTGGCCGTGGTGTGGTGGGCGGCCGTACGGGCCGGCGAACGCTTCTGGACGATGACCGCGGGCGTCGTGCTCGCGGCGCTGGTCGCGCAGGCGGCGGCGTGCTTCGCGATGACGGGCGACCTCGCGCTCGCGGCGTGGGCGGGCGGCTTCATCACGGCGAAGGCCGTGCCGTCGGCGCTCATCGTGGCCGCGGTCGTGCGCTTCGCGGGCGGCCCTCGCGACATCCGCCTGCACGAGCGCGGCTCGGTGTGGCCCGGCGCGATCGCGTTCGGGGCGGTGGCGCCGCTGCTCGCCGGCGCGTGGTGGACGGGTGCCGCGTACGCCCCGCTCATCCCGTCCCCCCGGCCCGACGACGGGCTCGTGCTCATGCTCGTCGCCATGGCGCTGCTCGTCGGCTCGGCCTGGCTCGGCCTCCGGTGGATGCGCCGGCGCGTCCCCGGATTCCTCGGAACCTGGCTCGGCGCGCTCGTCGCGGGCGGACTGTTCGGCCTCGTCCAGGCGGTCATCGGACTCGTCGTCGACGACGGCTTCCGCGGCGACCTGTGGCCACTGCTGGCCGCCTACATCCACGTCGCCGACGGGCTCGCGTTCGGCGCCTGCACCGGCTGGATCGTCGCCGTCGTCGCGCTCATCGCCGATCGACTTCGGGCGCAGGCGCAGGCACGACGCACGGCGACGGATGCCGCGGCGGGCCCGCCCGAGGCATCCGTCACGGCCGCACCCGAAACGCCCGAAACGGTGACGCCCGAACCCGCATCGCCGGCGAAGGTCGCCGCCGGCGCCGGCATCGCGCTGGCCGTGATCGCGGCGGCCGCCCTCACCGCCTCGCTCCTCACCCCGGCGCCGGCCACGGCGAACGCCGGCGCGACCGCAGCCGGCCGCGCCGAGACATCCGCGACCGAGTTCCTGCGCGTCGCGAACGGGCGCATCGCCGACGGCGACGACAATCAGGTGCTGCTGCGCGGCGTCAACGTGAACCAGCTCGTCGACTTCTACCAGGCCCGCGCCGAGGTGCCGGTCACGCGCCCGCTCACCGAGGCGGACTTCGCCGACATGGCCACGTACGGCTTCAACGTCGTGCGCCTGAACCTCTCGTGGTCGGCCCTCGAGCCCGAGCAGGGCGAACTCGACGCGGAATACCTCATGAAGGTGAAGCAGGCCGTCGGCTGGGCGAAGGCGCACGGCATCCGCACGGTGCTCGACATGCACCAGGACGGCTGGTCGAACGCCCCGACCGCCGAGGGCACCGAGTGCCGCCTCGGCACCGACCCGATGTGGGGCTACGACGGCGCACCCGAGTGGGCGACGCACTTCGACGGCGCCCCGCGCTGCTCGTTCACCGGCCGCGACATCTCCCCCGCGGGCGACCGCGCGTTCGAGCACTTCTACTTCGACACCGACGGGGTGCAGCAGGCGTTCGTGCGCACCTGGGGCGAGCTCGCAGGCGAGTTCGCCGACGAGCCGGCGGTCGCAGGCTTCGACCTGCTCAACGAGCCCGGCTTCGGCGAGACGGCGCCGGTCACGACGTCGCTGAAGCTCGGCGAGTTCTCGGATGCCGCGATCGACGCCATCCGCGAGGCCGGCGCTCCCCAGATCGTGTTCGTCGAGCCGAGCATCCTGTGGTCGGGCCTCGGCATCGACAGCGGGCCGTCGCTCGGCTTCACGGATGACCCGAACGTCGTGTTCTCGCCGCACCTCTACGCCGAGTCGATCACGATGGACCGCTCCCTCGGCATCCCGACGATCGTGAGCACCGAGCGCCAGTTCAAGCTCGCCCAGCGCGTGGCCGACGAGCACGGCATGCCGATGTGGTCGGGCGAGTACGGCTACTGGGGCGACATGGACTCCCGAGTGGAGCGCCTCGAGCGGTACGCCGCCGAGGAGGACCGCCGCATGCAGGGCAGCGCCTACTGGGTGTGGAAGCAGGCCTGCGGCGACCCGCAGAACGGTATCGGCGAGTTCGGCAACGCGCTCGTTCCCGAGGATTGCGCGACCGGCGAGGACGCCCCTCGCCCCGAGCAGCTGCTCGGCATCCTGAGCCGCGCCTACCCGCAGGCGGCACCCGGCACGCTCACGAGCCTCACCGCCGGGGTGGCGGGCGACGACGGCGAGCGGATGTCGCTGACGGGCGTCGTCGACGAGCCCACGTGCGGGCTGGTGGTGTGGGTGCCCGGCGAGGCCGAGCCGGCGATCGCCGACTCGACCGGGCTCACCCGCGTCGAGGTCGAGGAGCAGCCCGGCGGATGGCGCGTCACCGCCTGCGCCGACGGCGAGTACGCGCTGGCGACCGCGGGGTGA
- a CDS encoding type II toxin-antitoxin system VapC family toxin — translation MIVLDASVVIAQFASHDVHHRRATEFFLEHLDDDFLVHTLTLTEILVGPTRIGRGEFAEQQLKALGASEWIPSSGGAARLVRLRVDTGLKLPDCCVLDAAMATGSALATFDGHLARAAASVGVPVVAM, via the coding sequence ATGATCGTGCTCGATGCGAGCGTGGTCATCGCCCAGTTCGCATCGCACGACGTGCATCATCGCCGGGCGACCGAGTTCTTCCTCGAGCACCTCGACGATGACTTCCTGGTGCACACGCTGACGCTCACGGAGATCCTGGTCGGACCGACCCGCATTGGCCGTGGCGAGTTCGCGGAGCAGCAGCTGAAGGCGTTGGGGGCGTCGGAGTGGATCCCGTCGTCGGGCGGAGCCGCCCGGCTCGTCCGCCTTCGCGTCGACACCGGGCTGAAGCTCCCCGACTGCTGCGTGCTCGACGCGGCCATGGCGACAGGATCGGCCCTCGCGACGTTCGATGGGCACCTCGCCCGTGCCGCGGCATCCGTCGGGGTACCAGTCGTCGCGATGTAG
- a CDS encoding sensor histidine kinase: protein MPAEPARSVHTTWLYTLGSIVFFIGFLDLVVLLTMLETYRATGDPASAVLVLLTLVASAMQLRYCWFLRAGRGGGLPHPGWTAALLVPAASVWVLGLFIPGTELASAVPLWAAASVIACLLPTPRRRTLLLASIGLYVSHPILTAWITGVPFSVTATSEPFVLSLFSAMLPIMLLSSLWWWEVVVQLDRNRRTAAELAVTQERLRFASDLHDIQGHHLQVISLKAELAERLLEVDPAAAREHIHETRLIAKQALEETRSLVAGYRQVAFDDELENAREVLTASGASCDLRLGALPADAAAQRALASVVREATTNILRHSEATAVTIELTSAGGFAELLIANDGVTDAAASAARDGGVAGAGASSGAGGGSGGRAGAEARGSGLAGLRERLAAVGGALETVTDAARGRFELRATVPVGERVAA from the coding sequence ATGCCTGCCGAACCCGCCCGGAGCGTGCACACCACGTGGCTCTACACGCTCGGGTCGATCGTGTTCTTCATCGGCTTCCTCGACCTGGTCGTGCTGCTGACGATGCTCGAGACGTACCGTGCCACGGGCGACCCGGCATCCGCGGTGCTCGTCCTGCTGACGCTTGTCGCATCCGCGATGCAACTGCGGTACTGCTGGTTCCTCCGCGCCGGGCGGGGCGGCGGGCTGCCGCATCCCGGTTGGACGGCGGCGCTGCTCGTGCCCGCGGCATCCGTCTGGGTGCTCGGCCTGTTCATCCCGGGCACCGAGCTCGCGTCCGCCGTGCCGCTCTGGGCCGCGGCATCCGTCATCGCCTGCCTGCTGCCGACGCCCCGCCGACGTACGCTGCTGCTCGCGAGCATCGGCCTGTACGTCTCGCACCCGATCCTCACCGCGTGGATCACGGGCGTGCCGTTCTCGGTCACCGCCACGTCGGAGCCGTTCGTGCTCAGCCTCTTCTCGGCGATGCTGCCGATCATGCTGCTGTCGAGCCTGTGGTGGTGGGAGGTCGTCGTGCAGCTCGACCGCAACCGCCGCACCGCCGCCGAGCTCGCCGTGACGCAGGAGCGGCTGCGGTTCGCGTCCGACCTGCACGACATCCAGGGGCACCACCTGCAGGTCATCTCGCTCAAGGCCGAGCTCGCCGAGCGGCTGCTCGAGGTCGATCCGGCGGCAGCGCGCGAGCACATCCACGAGACGCGGCTCATCGCGAAGCAGGCCCTTGAAGAGACCCGCTCGCTCGTCGCCGGCTACCGCCAGGTCGCCTTCGATGACGAGCTCGAGAACGCCCGCGAGGTGCTCACGGCGTCGGGCGCATCCTGCGACCTGCGGCTCGGGGCGTTGCCGGCGGATGCCGCCGCGCAGCGCGCGCTCGCGTCGGTCGTGCGCGAGGCGACGACGAACATCCTGCGGCACAGCGAGGCCACGGCGGTGACGATCGAGCTGACGTCGGCGGGCGGGTTCGCCGAGCTGCTGATCGCGAACGACGGGGTGACGGATGCCGCGGCATCCGCTGCGCGTGATGGCGGCGTCGCCGGGGCCGGCGCGAGTTCGGGTGCGGGTGGCGGTAGTGGTGGCCGTGCCGGTGCCGAGGCGCGGGGGTCTGGGCTCGCCGGGCTGCGCGAGCGGCTCGCGGCGGTGGGCGGGGCGCTCGAAACGGTGACGGATGCCGCGCGCGGCCGCTTCGAGCTGCGTGCAACCGTGCCCGTTGGCGAGCGGGTGGCAGCGTGA
- a CDS encoding DNA-binding response regulator, with protein sequence MSGAAVAGGSGAARGIRLLVADDEHLIRGALVALLNLEPDIEVVASADNGVAAVEQAIATKPDVCLLDLEMPEADGIEAAARILAAVPTRVVIVTRHARPGVLRRALASKVSGFVPKSTAAEDLAHVIRDVAAGRRYIDPEIAATALTAERCPLTDRELDALRYSRSTMSVQQIADRLHLAQGTVRNYLSSAMTKLDASSRHEAAERAWQQGWI encoded by the coding sequence GTGAGCGGGGCCGCCGTCGCCGGCGGGAGCGGTGCGGCACGCGGCATCCGCCTGTTGGTCGCGGATGACGAGCACCTCATTCGCGGCGCCCTCGTCGCGCTGCTGAACCTGGAGCCCGACATCGAGGTCGTCGCGAGTGCCGACAACGGGGTCGCCGCGGTGGAGCAGGCGATCGCCACGAAGCCCGACGTGTGCCTGCTCGACCTCGAGATGCCGGAGGCCGACGGCATCGAGGCGGCGGCGCGCATCCTCGCCGCGGTGCCGACGCGTGTCGTGATCGTGACGCGACATGCACGCCCGGGCGTGCTGCGGCGGGCGCTCGCATCGAAGGTGTCGGGGTTCGTGCCGAAGTCGACCGCCGCCGAGGACTTGGCGCACGTCATCCGCGATGTCGCTGCCGGACGGCGGTACATCGACCCCGAGATCGCGGCGACCGCGCTGACGGCCGAGCGCTGCCCGCTCACCGACCGCGAGCTGGACGCGCTGCGCTACAGCCGGTCGACGATGAGCGTGCAGCAGATCGCCGATCGCCTGCACCTCGCGCAGGGCACGGTGCGCAACTACCTGTCGTCGGCCATGACGAAGCTCGACGCGTCGTCGCGGCATGAGGCGGCCGAGCGGGCGTGGCAGCAGGGCTGGATCTGA
- a CDS encoding SDR family oxidoreductase, whose product MPRKNLDITVPDLTGKRAVVTGASDGMGLGIAARLAAAGAEVIMPVRNRAKGERAITRIREADPRADVSLRDLDLASLVSVAALGETLRAEDRPIHLLINNAGVMTPPDRQTTADGFELQWGSNHLGHFALVGHLLPLLKDGRARVTSQISVAANQGAINWDDLDWERSYDGMKAYSQSKIAFGLFGLELDRRSAANGWGITSNLSHPGVAPTNLLAARPELGRGEQVSGRRLISALSSRGILLGTVETAGLPALMAATDPGAKPGALYGPRGLGHLGGAPAEQKLYSRLRSADDARRIWETSELLTKTTIAVG is encoded by the coding sequence ATGCCGCGCAAGAACCTCGACATCACGGTGCCCGACCTCACGGGCAAGCGCGCCGTCGTCACCGGCGCCAGCGACGGCATGGGCCTCGGCATCGCCGCGCGCCTCGCCGCGGCGGGCGCCGAGGTGATCATGCCCGTGCGCAACCGCGCCAAGGGCGAGCGCGCGATCACGCGCATCAGAGAGGCCGACCCCCGAGCGGATGTCTCGCTTCGCGATCTCGACCTGGCCTCACTCGTGTCCGTCGCGGCCCTCGGCGAGACCCTGCGAGCAGAGGATCGCCCGATCCACCTGCTCATCAACAACGCCGGCGTGATGACGCCGCCCGACCGGCAGACCACTGCCGACGGCTTCGAGCTGCAGTGGGGCTCGAACCACCTCGGCCACTTCGCGCTCGTCGGTCACCTGCTGCCACTGCTCAAGGACGGGCGGGCGCGAGTGACCTCGCAGATCAGCGTCGCCGCGAACCAGGGCGCGATCAACTGGGACGACCTCGACTGGGAACGCTCGTACGACGGCATGAAGGCCTACAGCCAGTCGAAGATCGCGTTCGGGCTCTTCGGCCTCGAGCTCGATCGGCGCAGCGCGGCCAACGGCTGGGGCATCACGAGCAACCTCTCGCATCCGGGCGTCGCCCCGACGAACCTGCTCGCCGCCCGCCCGGAGCTCGGACGCGGCGAACAGGTCTCGGGCCGCAGGCTCATCAGCGCCCTGTCGTCGCGCGGCATCCTGCTCGGCACCGTCGAGACTGCAGGGCTCCCCGCGCTCATGGCCGCCACCGACCCCGGCGCGAAGCCCGGCGCGCTCTACGGTCCGCGAGGGCTCGGGCACCTCGGCGGTGCGCCCGCCGAGCAGAAGCTCTACTCGCGCCTCCGAAGCGCCGACGACGCTCGCCGCATCTGGGAGACCTCCGAGCTGCTGACGAAGACAACCATCGCGGTCGGCTGA
- a CDS encoding helix-turn-helix transcriptional regulator, with product MEIDRAGLAGFLRRRRESLQPEDVGLPRGQRRRTSGLRREEVAALSHMSTDYYSRLERERGPQPSEQMIASIAQGLHLSLAERDHLFRLAGHTPPTRGVASEHISPGLQRIFDRLQDTPAEIVTELGESLRQTPLGVALTGDLTSYRGPARSIGYRWFTDPAARELYAPEDHEFLSRLWVSGLREVATLRGQGSRAAEYVELLLAQSEEFRSVWELHEVGVRPRDVKHFVHPELGTLELACQTLLDPAQSHSLLVYTAVPGSESAEKLELLSVIGAQSLR from the coding sequence ATGGAGATCGATCGGGCCGGACTGGCGGGGTTCCTGCGCCGGCGCCGGGAATCGCTCCAACCAGAGGATGTCGGGCTGCCGCGCGGCCAGCGTCGCCGCACGAGCGGGCTGCGGCGCGAGGAGGTCGCCGCGCTCAGCCACATGTCGACGGACTACTACTCGCGCCTCGAGCGGGAGCGCGGGCCGCAACCGTCGGAGCAGATGATCGCGTCGATCGCCCAGGGCCTGCACCTCTCGCTGGCCGAGCGCGACCACCTGTTCCGTCTCGCCGGGCACACCCCGCCGACGCGTGGCGTCGCGAGCGAGCACATCAGCCCGGGCCTGCAGCGCATCTTCGACCGCCTGCAGGACACCCCCGCCGAGATCGTGACCGAGCTGGGGGAGAGCCTGCGGCAGACGCCGCTCGGGGTCGCGCTCACGGGTGACCTGACCTCGTATCGTGGGCCGGCCCGGAGCATCGGCTACCGGTGGTTCACCGATCCGGCCGCGCGGGAACTCTACGCGCCGGAGGACCACGAGTTCCTCTCGCGCCTGTGGGTCTCGGGGCTGCGCGAGGTCGCGACGCTGCGCGGCCAGGGCTCGCGGGCAGCCGAGTATGTCGAGCTGCTGCTCGCGCAGAGCGAGGAGTTCCGTTCGGTGTGGGAGCTGCACGAGGTCGGCGTGCGGCCGCGCGACGTCAAGCACTTCGTGCACCCGGAGCTCGGAACGCTCGAGCTGGCCTGCCAGACGCTGCTCGACCCGGCGCAGTCGCACTCGCTGCTCGTCTATACCGCCGTGCCCGGGAGCGAGAGCGCCGAGAAGCTGGAACTGCTGTCGGTCATCGGAGCGCAGTCGCTGCGCTGA
- a CDS encoding C-terminal binding protein: MSTTWGTGGAQALLEVLDSSYGSVEIEAAAAASAQVMVRDARSELGSLNGGRPADGVLVQYANITGDVMDANPTWKVIGRYGVGVDTIDLDAASARGIAVVNVPDYCEEEVATHAVALMLDANRRITAADALVRRGEWADWAQLRPIRPLSTATLSLIGVGRIGREVIRMMRPFVGRIIAHDPFAGDLEDVELVDLDTALAEGDIVSLHCPLTADTHHLVGADAIARMKPTATLVNVSRGGLVDGVALAAALQGERLAFAALDVLEAEPPAADDPLLSAPNTIITNHLAWYSEASEQRLRARLAARCAAVLRGREIPSLVNRQGLSDAAAFAPGAGGRHAASVTTATTATTVTPTLEHS; the protein is encoded by the coding sequence GTGTCGACAACGTGGGGAACAGGCGGCGCGCAGGCGCTGCTCGAGGTGCTCGACTCCTCGTACGGCAGCGTCGAGATCGAGGCGGCGGCCGCGGCATCCGCTCAGGTCATGGTGCGCGACGCGCGCAGCGAACTCGGCAGCCTGAACGGCGGCCGGCCCGCCGACGGCGTGCTCGTGCAGTACGCGAACATCACCGGCGACGTCATGGACGCGAATCCCACGTGGAAGGTCATCGGCCGCTACGGCGTGGGCGTCGACACGATCGACCTCGACGCGGCATCCGCCCGAGGCATCGCCGTCGTGAACGTGCCCGACTACTGCGAGGAGGAGGTCGCGACGCACGCCGTCGCCCTCATGCTCGACGCGAACCGCCGCATCACCGCCGCCGACGCGCTCGTGCGCCGCGGCGAATGGGCCGACTGGGCGCAGCTGCGACCGATCCGTCCGCTCTCGACGGCGACCCTCTCGCTCATCGGCGTCGGTCGCATCGGGCGCGAGGTGATCCGCATGATGCGCCCGTTCGTCGGCCGCATCATCGCGCACGACCCGTTCGCCGGCGACCTCGAGGACGTGGAGCTCGTCGACCTCGACACCGCGCTCGCCGAAGGCGACATCGTGAGCCTGCACTGCCCGCTCACCGCCGACACCCACCACCTCGTCGGCGCCGACGCCATCGCCCGCATGAAGCCCACTGCGACGCTCGTCAACGTCTCGCGCGGCGGCCTCGTCGACGGCGTCGCGCTCGCCGCGGCCCTGCAGGGCGAGCGGCTCGCGTTCGCCGCCCTCGACGTGCTCGAGGCCGAACCGCCCGCCGCCGACGACCCCCTGCTCTCGGCGCCAAACACGATCATCACCAACCACCTCGCCTGGTACTCCGAGGCATCCGAGCAGCGCCTGCGCGCCCGTCTCGCGGCACGCTGCGCCGCGGTGCTGCGCGGCCGCGAGATCCCGTCGCTCGTCAACCGCCAGGGGCTTTCGGATGCCGCGGCCTTCGCGCCCGGCGCAGGCGGCCGCCACGCGGCATCCGTCACCACCGCCACCACTGCCACGACCGTCACCCCCACGCTGGAGCACTCATGA